From the genome of Leptodactylus fuscus isolate aLepFus1 chromosome 1, aLepFus1.hap2, whole genome shotgun sequence, one region includes:
- the LINGO2 gene encoding leucine-rich repeat and immunoglobulin-like domain-containing nogo receptor-interacting protein 2, which produces MGGVMLHTATSCWQIILCVTMVLVYVGSSVGCPARCECSAQNKSVSCHRRRVLLIPEGIPIETKILDLSKNKLRSVGPDDFSSYPLLEEIDLSDNIILNVEPGAFNNLYNLRSLSLKGNRLKLLDLGVFTGLSNLTKLDISENKIVILLDYMFQGLHNLKSLEVGDNQLVFISHRAFSGLLSLEQLTLEKCNLTAVPTDALSHLHNLYSLHLKHLNINVLPEIAFKRLFRLKILEISNWPLLDMVPANSFYGLNLTLLSITNTNISAIPYPALKHLIYLTHLNLSFNPISVIEAGVLSDLVRLQELHMVGAQLRVIEPHAFQGLRFLRLLNLSQNLLETLEENVFHSPKALEVLCIDNNPLICDCRLIWMLQRHPVLNFGSQQPMCASPDNIKERSFKEFHTTVLSFYFICKKPKIKDREMLQLHVDEGQRVQMNCNADGDPQPMISWVTPRRRMVSAKSHGRATVLGNGTLEIRYAQVQDTGTYVCVASNAAGNDTFSASLTVKGFVPDRSYTNMTPMFITELNETNSNLTNTNMTYSFDLKTILVSTAMGCFTFLGVVLFCFLLLFVWSRGKGKHKNNIDLEYVPRKNNGAVVEADVAGTVPRRFNMKMI; this is translated from the coding sequence ATGGGAGGAGTCATGCTTCACACGGCCACCTCTTGCTGGCAAATAATCCTGTGCGTGACCATGGTCTTGGTCTATGTGGGATCCTCTGTTGGTTGTCCAGCCCGTTGCGAGTGCTCAGCACAAAACAAATCTGTCAGCTGTCATCGACGTCGAGTCCTCCTTATACCAGAGGGAATCCCGATAGAGACTAAAATTCTGGATTTAAGCAAGAACAAACTGAGAAGTGTTGGACCAGATGATTTTTCATCTTATCCTTTGTTGGAGGAAATAGACCTTAGTGACAACATCATTTTAAATGTGGAGCCCGGAGCATTTAACAATCTTTATAATCTGCGTTCCTTAAGCTTAAAAGGAAATCGCTTAAAACTGTTGGACTTAGGTGTCTTCACAGGTTTGTCAAATTTGACTAAGCTTGATATAAGTGAAAACAAAATAGTCATTTTACTAGACTACATGTTTCAGGGTCTTCATAATCTAAAGTCCCTTGAAGTTGGAGATAATCAGTTAGTTTTCATATCTCATAGAGCTTTTAGTGGACTGCTTAGCCTGGAGCAGCTCACTTTGGAGAAATGCAACTTGACAGCTGTTCCGACTGATGCTCTCTCACACCTTCACAACCTCTATAGTCTGCATTTGAAACATCTGAACATAAATGTGTTGCCTGAAATTGCCTTTAAGAGATTGTTCCGACTGAAAATCTTGGAGATAAGCAACTGGCCTTTGCTGGACATGGTGCCTGCTAATAGTTTTTATGGTCTGAACCTTACTTTACTCTCGATCACCAATACCAATATCTCAGCAATTCCTTATCCGGCTTTAAAACACTTGATTTACCTAACTCACCTAAACCTCTCCTTTAACCCTATTAGTGTTATTGAAGCAGGAGTATTGTCAGATTTGGTTCGACTTCAGGAATTACACATGGTAGGAGCTCAGCTGCGAGTCATTGAGCCACACGCATTCCAAGGACTCCGGTTCTTGCGTTTACTTAACCTGTCTCAAAACTTATTGGAAACACTGGAAGAGAATGTGTTCCACTCACCCAAAGCCCTGGAAGTGCTTTGCATtgataataatcctttaatatgtgACTGTCGCCTAATCTGGATGTTACAGAGGCATCCTGTGTTAAACTTTGGGAGCCAACAGCCAATGTGTGCTAGTCCGGACAATATTAAAGAGAGATCATTTAAGGAATTTCACACCACTGTATTATCTTTTTACTTTATATGTAAAAAGCCTAAAATTAAGGACAGAGAAATGTTGCAGCTACATGTAGATGAGGGGCAGAGGGTTCAGATGAACTGCAATGCCGATGGAGATCCTCAGCCAATGATATCATGGGTTACCCCACGCAGGAGAATGGTTTCTGCAAAGTCCCACGGAAGAGCCACAGTACTTGGAAATGGCACTCTGGAAATAAGGTATGCTCAAGTTCAAGACACTGGAACCTATGTTTGTGTTGCTAGTAATGCTGCTGGAAATGATACCTTCTCAGCGTCCCTTACTGTAAAAGGATTTGTTCCTGATCGTTCCTACACCAACATGACCCCTATGTTCATTACGGAATTAAATGAAACAAACAGCAATTTAACCAATACAAACATGACGTACTCCTTTGACCTAAAGACAATTTTGGTGTCTACAGCTATGGGTTGCTTTACATTCCTGGGAGTGGTTTTGTTCTGCTTTTTACTGCTTTTTGTGTGGAGCCGAGGAAAAGGAAAGCATAAAAACAACATTGACCTGGAATATGTTCCTCGGAAAAACAATGGTGCCGTGGTGGAAGCAGATGTCGCTGGCACTGTACCCAGGAGATTTAATATGAAAATGATATAG